A genomic segment from Pollutimonas thiosulfatoxidans encodes:
- a CDS encoding cell division ATP-binding protein FtsE has protein sequence MIEFQHVFKSYGRSRNILADINFRVEPGEFVFVSGPSGAGKSTLLKLIGGLEPPSRGSVHVNGHRIDKMPGRARPYLRRAVGVILQDMHLLYDRNAIDNVLLPLAVAGLERRVAATRARAAIEKVGLSGKEDLNPIEMSGGEQQRLAIARAIVNRPAILIADEPTANLDEESARKILEVFRDFNRVGVTTLIASHDRALMARYAGRTLRIEAGRFFDSAGAPA, from the coding sequence ATGATCGAATTCCAGCACGTATTCAAATCCTATGGTCGCAGCCGCAACATCCTGGCCGACATCAACTTTCGCGTGGAACCGGGCGAGTTCGTTTTTGTCTCGGGGCCTTCCGGGGCAGGCAAATCGACGCTGCTTAAACTTATCGGCGGGCTCGAGCCGCCCAGTCGCGGCTCCGTCCACGTCAACGGCCATCGCATCGACAAAATGCCGGGGCGCGCGCGGCCCTACCTTCGCCGCGCCGTAGGCGTGATCTTGCAGGACATGCATCTGCTCTACGATCGCAACGCCATCGACAATGTGCTGCTGCCGCTTGCGGTCGCCGGCCTGGAAAGGCGGGTGGCGGCTACGCGCGCCCGGGCTGCGATCGAGAAAGTCGGCCTGTCGGGCAAGGAAGACCTCAACCCCATCGAAATGTCGGGCGGCGAGCAGCAACGGCTGGCCATTGCACGGGCCATCGTCAATCGGCCGGCCATACTGATCGCCGACGAACCCACGGCCAATCTGGACGAAGAAAGCGCCCGTAAAATCCTGGAAGTCTTCCGGGATTTCAACCGGGTGGGGGTTACAACGCTAATTGCCTCGCATGACAGGGCGCTGATGGCCCGCTATGCCGGCCGCACCTTGCGGATCGAAGCGGGCCGCTTTTTTGATTCCGCAGGAGCGCCGGCATGA